Proteins encoded in a region of the Novibacillus thermophilus genome:
- the ftsY gene encoding signal recognition particle-docking protein FtsY, which produces MSFFQKLRDRVSQKTETVTSKFRQGLTKTSQSFVGKVEALVTGRRKIDEEFYEELEEILIEADVGVMTVMELVDELRSDVKERKIENPTELRPLLSEKLVALLEDKGEKADLNVNAEGLTVLMFVGVNGVGKTTTIGKMAHKFKSEGKRVLLAAGDTFRAGAIEQLEVWGERVGVDVVRHQAGSDPAAVVFDAIQAAKSREVDVLLCDTAGRLQNKVNLMKELNKIYRVVQREVPGAPHEVLLVLDATTGQNALNQAKTFKEAAGVTGIVLTKLDGTAKGGIVIAIRHELDLPVKMVGLGEKVDDLQPFDAEEFVYALFDPLLAAQDDTDK; this is translated from the coding sequence GTGAGTTTTTTTCAAAAACTGCGGGACCGCGTCTCGCAGAAGACGGAAACGGTAACGTCCAAGTTCCGGCAAGGGTTGACGAAGACGAGCCAATCGTTTGTCGGAAAAGTGGAAGCACTTGTGACGGGGCGCCGCAAAATTGACGAGGAATTTTACGAAGAACTGGAAGAAATACTGATTGAAGCGGATGTCGGCGTCATGACGGTGATGGAACTCGTCGACGAGTTGCGCTCGGACGTGAAGGAACGCAAAATTGAAAATCCGACAGAGTTGAGGCCTCTCCTGTCAGAGAAACTGGTCGCGTTGCTAGAAGACAAGGGAGAAAAGGCAGATCTGAACGTCAACGCCGAAGGCCTGACCGTGTTGATGTTCGTCGGCGTCAACGGCGTCGGTAAGACGACGACCATCGGCAAAATGGCCCACAAATTTAAATCAGAAGGCAAGCGGGTGTTGTTGGCCGCCGGCGACACGTTCCGCGCCGGCGCCATTGAGCAGCTAGAAGTGTGGGGCGAACGGGTCGGGGTTGACGTCGTTCGCCACCAGGCGGGTTCTGATCCCGCTGCTGTCGTGTTCGACGCCATACAGGCGGCCAAGTCCCGCGAAGTGGACGTATTGCTGTGCGACACTGCCGGTCGGCTGCAAAATAAAGTCAACTTAATGAAAGAGTTGAACAAAATCTACCGCGTCGTACAGCGTGAAGTGCCGGGTGCCCCCCATGAAGTGCTGCTCGTGTTAGACGCGACCACTGGTCAGAACGCCCTTAACCAGGCCAAGACGTTTAAAGAAGCGGCGGGTGTGACGGGGATTGTGTTGACGAAGCTGGACGGGACGGCGAAGGGCGGCATCGTTATCGCTATCCGCCATGAGCTGGATCTCCCGGTGAAGATGGTGGGCCTCGGCGAAAAAGTGGACGACTTGCAGCCGTTTGACGCCGAAGAATTCGTCTACGCTTTATTTGATCCGCTCCTTGCCGCACAAGACGATACTGACAAGTAA